Below is a genomic region from Triticum dicoccoides isolate Atlit2015 ecotype Zavitan chromosome 5A, WEW_v2.0, whole genome shotgun sequence.
taaagatttatatataggaagtcctgtttcggccatcgggacaagtttcggggtcatcggtattgtaccgggaccaccggaagggtcccgggggcccaccgggtggggccacctgccccggggggccacatgggctgtagggggtgcgccttggcctacatgggccaagggcaccagcccctagaggcccatgcgccaagatataggaaaaaggggagagtcctaaaggggggaggcacctccgaggtgccttggggaggatggactcctctccccctcttagccgcaccccttccttggaggaaggggcaaggctgcgcctcccccctctcccctgcccctatatatagtggaggggagggagggcatccatacctgagcccttggcgcctccctccctcccgtgacacctcctcctctcccgtaggtgcttggcgaagccctgcaggattgccacgctcctccatcaccaccacgccgttgtgctgctgctggatggagtcttccttaacctctccctctctccttgctggatcaaggcgtgggagacatcgtcgagctgtacgtgtgttgaacgcggaggtgccgtccgttcggcactaggatcatcggtgatctgaatcacgacgagtacgactccatcaaccccgttcacttgaacacttccgcttagcgatctacaagggtatgtagatgcactctccttcccctcgttgctggtttctccatagatagatcttggtgacacgtaggaaaattttgaatttctgctacgttccccaacaaccgcaCCGTCGTCCgctgtctttgccgtctgctggcctcggatgacggacggcacaatcctttgccgtccgttttcaggaagcggacgacaaagaaggcctttgccggCACGTGTTCAGCCGGACAGTTTGCCGTCCACTGGCAGACGGCAAACATGTTTGCCGTCTGCGGatctatgcctttgccgtctgccatggcggacgataAAGAAGCTGATTCTAGTAGTGGAGAGGCCACAAGTCGAGTGCATCCGTTGCCGCCTGTCGTGGTAACAGGGATGAGCTGATTCAACGATTTTTGTTTGGATCCAGTCGCGGCGATTCGTGGACCTCTCTCTTGCAGTATGAGGTTTCGTCGAGGGTCATCACAGGGTTGTGCTTGGTGGTCGATGACGAAGAAGCATGGCGCTGCAGCAATTGCTCGTATGGTCTACGTATCCCCGGTTGCTCTAGATATGCCGACCTCTATCTCGGTGGGGATCGATGAGTTTCGGCGGAAGCCTTGTCCCGAGTCATATCGGGGCCAATGATGGCAACGCCTCTTGCATTGTTCTTCACTCCTTGGAGGCACTGTGGTGGAATTTCTCTCCTCTTCCTCTAATACGGGCTGGGGCTTCGGGCCGGCTCCTTTCGAGCCGGCTCCATTCACAGCATTGGCGCTTTGGGCATGTCTGTGGGCTCCTGTGTCTCGTTTACTTACCAGTTTGAGCTGTGTTGCTGCTCCTAGACATCCATGTATCTTGACGGAGTTTTTATTTTCGCTTTAGCGTGTGTTGTATCAATGTTTGGACTTCATGTCCTTGCCCGTAACGACATCATTAATTTAACGCCGTGCTATAGGCCTCTTATATATAAACGGAAACGAaaacgaaaatacttgtcatccctTTTTGAATTATCCAAGCTCCTGGATGCTACTctctctgtccgaaaatacttgtcatcaaaacagacaaaaagggatgtatcgaTACATCTCTTTTTGTTCATGTTGATGATAAGTATTTTCAAACGAAGGGAGTACATAATGCCTTGCTTTAAGTAGCAGTAATAGCCACCCCTTCATTCCATAATTTAGTGCGTCCGCGTTTTCCAAGATTCAAGTTTGACcgcaaatttaaccaacaagaccgactgcggcaggaGTAAAAATTATATCACTGAGTTCATATCGAAAATACGAATTCAGTtgtataacttttgctcccgcgGCAGTCGGTAtcgttggttaaatttacggtcaaacttGAATTTCGGGAAGCACGGACACACTACAttgtagaatggagggagtataaattgTCAGAAATGTAAGTAATTTAGCAGTAATGTCTACATTTTTACTGACGAGGATACTCTACATGTTGCTGGACATGATGTCGTGCATTTATAAATACTTTTCTTGCTTCGTGCTGCATTCTTTCCTGTCACAATACTTCTTTCTAGGAAACTTCAGCGATTTGTTTCCTGAGAACATTTCTTGCATATCGGCCGCGTGAAGCTCAAAAAACAAAACACACAACCCACCCCGTAGAGAAACATAAGGCGCGCCTACGCGTGTAGTTGTATAATAATACTACTGGCCGATTCTGCTCGACCAAAAAACAGCCCAAACCATCCGCAGTCCTGGTCTGCCGACGCGGGAAACCAAAGAGTTGACCAAGAAGCCAACCGATAGGAACCCTAAACTTAGTTCATTCATGCAGAAGCAGAAGACCATTTCAATCTCAACCAATGTAACAACACAATGCATGCACCGGCTGGATCTACACCATGGATCGCTTAACCCCTCGACAAAGTCAAAGGGTCCGGGCACCATCTTTAAATAGCTAGCCACGCCCTCCCTCACTCATCACTCCAAAGCAGTTAGTACTTACTCTGTTACTCCAGATCGAAGCTCGTCTCGAGAACCCTTCAGCCGACGACCTCCACTCACTCATCTGCAGGCTCCCCGATCCGGTTCGTCGTAGAAAGGATGAGGTCGGCCATGGATCTTGACCTGGCCAGCTGCAGCGAGGCGCTGTTCAAGTTCGCGGTGTTCGTCCTGGTGCAGGCGCTGGTGTACCTCATCCTGTCCCAGTCCTCCGACGTCTTCTCCGGCGCCAGGAGCCTCAGCAGCTTCCGTCGCCCGGCGAGGTCCGTCAGCCTCCGCCGCATGGTCACGCAGCTGCTCACGGAGATGCCGGCGGGCGGCGAGCTGTCGTCTCCGGCTGCCAGGCTGCGGGACGGGGGATCCGATGGTGCAGGCGTGGACGTTGACCTGGAGATGGAGCTTATGTTAATTGGTTGCTCTTTTTCATCGTGAACTTTTTTACTTGGTGTGTGATTCTTAGGATGTAACGTAATTTCTAGAGGCCTAGATGGCCAGTAAATTAGTAGCGCCACTTCTCATGGCATCCTCCCGCGAGACAAGTTATTATCTGCCGTTAGAAACGCATACCAGTTTTGTTACAGTTTCTTTAGCGCCACTTCtcacggccttccttagttttAATTGAATGAAGAAATTTTCTAACATGGAAAGAAGTATAGAAATCACAAATCACCACCAACATCCACCGCGATGAAGCCATACCCCCCTTTAACTTAAATTTAGTACTCTCAAATATATGAAACCATATAAATCATACCCTCGAGTCGTTTAGAAGCTAAAGTGCCAAATTTTATGTGGTTTTGACCACTCTTTTTTGCGCGCGGGGGGAGGCTAGCGCCATCATCGTTCCCACAACCTCACTCCACCAGCCAACGGTGTCCGAGGTAAGACCGTCAAGCAAGATGAAGGCTCGGGCGGTGTAGGCTTAAGGGTAGGCAGCGCAATGGCGGGCGTATACAATACAGTGGCAATGAAAACATGTACCAGCGCGACCATGGTCGCATTGACACACATCACTAGGTCAGCCGCATAGTAGGAGCTCCCCTGCCACATATGTGGGCCAACGGACACGCGAGGAATGCACGCGAGGAGTGCAACGAGTAACTGTACTCTCATAAGCAGATGTCATCCTTCCTTCTCGAGTGCATGCCGGATTTGAGCGCCGTGTCGTATGGGGCGAGGTGGCCGCAAGCCATGACCTCCCTTGCCGTCGTTCACCGGTTCATCTCAGTTGAGAGAGCGTAGGAGAAGCATGGATTGTCGAAGGAGGAGGCTGCGTCGCGACAACGCTTTGAGCTCTGCCAGAGGCGGGGAAGGAGGAGTTGTAGGTGCCGATTCCTCGTGTCCCTTGTCAATTCCTTTGTCATGGATATAGAAGGAGGGGCGACGGAGCACCTGGACATGGATTGGGATCCGAGGAGACGACTGATCACGGGCGGTGGCACGAAACTGGACACCTACTTGGGGAAAAGATATAGTGAGTCAATGTCCTAAACCTCGGTCAAAACCGTTTAATATTTGACATGTCATCTTCAAAACCACTCAAGGGGATGATTTATACGATTTTATGAATTTGAAATTATATCAAAATTGAGTTCAGGGGATATGACTCCATTGGGATGGATCTTAGGGGTGATTTGTAATTTGTATGCTTCCTTTTTCTGACATGCACCAGGCTTTATATATGCGGCTCATGTCATGTTGCCCATGCCAAAAATTCCAAAGCCCATGCAAAAGTTCAGCCCGACACGGCACACGATTAAAAAGGGCCTTACCCGGCCTTCGACCCACCACGAAACAAGGCCGATCTCGAAAGCGAAGTCTTAATGTCGTCGGGCATGGCACGTCCCTTTTTTATTGCAAGCCGGTATGACACGGTCCGATGCGGCCCGTCCAACACTTTtttctcttattgttttcaatttttttctttttccttaaaTTTTAAGTTTTCCAACTTTTTTCTCTTAttgttttcaaatttttttcttaaATTTTAGGTTTGTTCTACATCTTCTCTTATTTAAAAAAacttattttttttagttttttctgaGTACTTTAAAACAAAAGGAACAAAAGGCTGAAAAGTAACACGGGCCAACCCGGAGCCATGCCGGGCCAGGCCGGCCTTTATAACTGCCATGCTGGGCCGATTCCCATGCCGTGCCCGGCCCTTTTACAGCCAGGCCAGCCCATGTGGCCAGGTTTTCATCCCCACCTAAAAAGAACTATTCTTCTCCTCATACAGGTGGCCTCATATTGCTCAGTGGTGATACCTAGATGATATCAAGAGGAGAACCGGGGCAGGTTATGGGGCTATCATACATGAAATTCTAGAGTACTTTACTAGTTTTACATCgtgtaattttgttcataaattTAAGAACTTGAAATGTCGAAGCTCACAATCTAGCAAAGCATTAACTAAAACTAAGGCTTGGTCGTCATGTTTGGTTGGGCCACACCTGGATCTTCATTTCGTCCGTGTAAATTATGTGACAGGTCAATAAAGCTTTGCTGATTGTCTAAAAAAACCCTAAAAAAAAAACTATTCCCAACCCCTAAAAAAACACTATTCCCCGCACCCACTTCCATCGCTGTCACCCACGACACGAGCTTCTCCTCCTTCCTCAACTCCGCTCTCGCCAGCTTTCCCCTTCCAAAAAAACCGAGTTTGAAAGTCGGTAAGCTGTGCCGCCCCTCTCCGCCTCCGAGGCTCCCTTGCCACGAAtctcgccgccatggccgccgcttcCGCGCCGCTGCTGCTGGCTCTGGCGCTCGCCTTCGCCGCCTCCCTGGCCGCCGCGGGGGACACCAACCGCGTCTACGACCCCTGCACCGACACCAAGATCCAGCGCGGGGACGGCTTCACCTTCGGCCTCGCCTTCGCCCCCAGCGGCGCCTTCTACTCCGGCTCCACCCAGCTCTCCCCCTGCGACCGCCGCCTCACCCAGCTCTCCCAGCTCTCCCTCTTCCGCCCCAAGATCGACGAGATCTCCCTCCTCACCGTCAACACCACCACCGGCTTCAGCCCCGTAAGCGCGATCTCCCCTCCTTCTCCGTTCCGTCCTCGATGCTTCGGTTTCTCTACATTTGCTCGGGGCAACTTGGATTCGCTAGATCCTCCCTGCGCTCCAAGTGCTTGTGGAAATGCGGGAGTAGGTGAGGGTCGGTTGGGGTTGTTGCCAATGCTGCTCTGATGCGCCAGCACCATCTGTTTTGGCCTTTGCTGGATGGAATTAGCGTTGGTTGGTATGATCCGTGGGCTTTCTGCGCAATTTATTGATCTAGTCACAGCCATAGGGTGACGATGCTGCTCGGCTAGTTTGCCTGTACGCAAGATCGTCTTCCTAACTCTGCATTGTGACAAAGGGAAAGATTGAAGCTAACATGGACCGATGCCTTCACAATATGTCAGCATGTTGGGGGATTGGAAAATAGTTGTCGCGTGAGGGAAGTTTTCATAACCCCACAGTTTTCCTCTATGAACAATGGTAGGGTTAGCACTGTGTGTGTTCTTTTTTGGTGCTGGAATAGTAGCCTTATATGGGAGCATATATGGTGAAAGCCCAGTCGTGGTAAAGAAAATGCAAATGATGTCGGCTCAAGGCGAATTCATGAAAGGTTCTAACATTTGAAGCGGTAATTCTTATTTCATCAAGCATCTCTGAAATTTCAACCTCAAATACAATTTGTGTTGAAAGAAAAGAAATGAGAAACCTCTGTCATCTTACAAGCTAGTATAACATGAAAAAGAATATGAATGGATGAATTCACTTTCACCAGCAAATTATTCTCTCCCAACGCAACCTGAATTTGAACTTGAAACTCCAAGAAGATGTTTGGCAAATGAAGGAATGTCTCCTATAAAAGGGAAATTTTTCATGTTGAATCGTTGCTTAAACAGAAAAACAAACACTCACCGAATACATTGCCATGGTAATTGATACCATTGGTGAACACAAAAACATGTGCGTCTGTGATATGAAACCTAAATCTCATTGTTGTGAACTTCAGCGACACCACACTTCACTAATGAATTCTTTTTTGATATCTGACTGCATTTACATTTTAGGGACAGCATGGTTATTGCCTTAAGGAGACAGCATTATGAGAGTTTTGAAGGATTATTTTGTGATTCATTGTCCAGCCATCCATTTAGAATGCTAGAAACGAACCATCATTTATATTGTGTTGAATATCCCCTCTGAACTTCCTGCCTCCTGAACTCAAACAAAGAAAAAGGTTTGCTATTTTATACAAGTTATACCGACAGATAACTAGGTATATCAAAGAGCAAGGGGCCTGGCTGGCTTGGTGCTAACATGTTGCTATGTGGCCAGTATGGTTGCTGTGATAGTTTGGTATGGTTAAATTTGGTCGTGAACCAGACATGTGCCAGTATTACTTGCTGGTTTCCAGCAGTGTGAAAGTCGACTTGTCGAGGGAAGGGACGGAGGGTGTCAAGTGTCAAATTGCCAAAGGTTTCTGGATGATGCAATTTGGCCAGTTCTTATTAATTTATGATTACTGTGTTTTCTTTGTTTGGGCATTACTGCTGTCTTTTTTAGTGACAAGAACTTGGCCAGGTGATATTTGTACCTCTAACCCTATCAACTGAAAATGGAGCTTGTGTGTTTCGATAAACCATGGTGGAACCTGTAGTAGCATTTTGTTAATTCACTGTCCATAAAAGTATCGCACTCTATCAGCCACCTCTTCAGCAGCTATGGAATATGGTAGCCCATTATCCTCTCAAATCATAGTATTCTTTTCATGACTGTTTCACCATCTGTGGATACTGAACTTTCAGGACTAGCACATTCGTTGTTTAGTTTCCATCTCAACTATTCCCATCCCCCTAATTCTGAAAACTCCATGGTAGTTGGTATTGGTTGAGACTTGATCGTCTCCGGCTACAATAGATGAAGAAGTATAGTTTGTCCCAACTTACAATAGGGCGGTATAACTCTGAGAAATTCTGCTCTTTTTTACCTGTGTAATAACCTGAATTATATTGTGTCATGGCTGACTAGTTCTCACTAGATAATGTTCAGTCATTTTTGTCGTGTGTATACAAATTTGTATGACCAAAGGTCTTTGCATTTTGTAGGCCTCAGCTGGTGGGTACATGGTAGCATTTGCTGGTAGGAAGTATGCAGCCAGATCTCAACCAGTCTTTGTCTCCAATTCCTCAGTTACAGTGTCCAGCTTCACCCTGGTATGGGAGTGGGACCACAGAGATGTACCGTTGTTGCCATCATCCGTAAACTTTTAACCAAGCGAATTCTGAATGTTGCTGCTCTATGTTGTTGATTTATATCTAGGTTCTTGAATTCAACAAAGGCAAGCTTCAGAACCTGCACTGGAAAAAGGATGGGTGCGGTGCCTGCACAGGGAAGCCAAACTTCATCTGCCTGGGCAAGCAAACCTGCGCCATCAGAACAAACATATGCAAGAGCAATAACCAGGGATCCATGGACTGCAGCATCGGCATCCAGCTGGCCTTCTCGGGCACGGACAAGCACGAGTCGGTCCTCAACTCGTGGTACGAGGTGTCGAACCTGCAGCAGTACTCGCTCTACGGGCTGTACTCAAACGTGAAGGGGTCCCTGAGCGGCCAGTTCAACAAGTTCTTCTAGGCTCTCCTGGAACGACCGTTTGTCCATAGCACTCTCCTGCCACTGCCTGTCGCTGTACTCAAGGGGAGCTCTAGGTTTGCCTGCCCCTGCAGCTGATTGTACGCAAACTGATCTAGCTCGTGTGGAAAATCAAAGCTCATCGATATGCATGTATGTACAACCTATTGCGAGTCATTTTATGCGAGTATATTCTTTGTATCACTCTTTGCATTGAAATTCAAATCATGGGACGGACAGATCGTTCGCTGTCGATGGCGTCGTGTGCCGTACTGAAGAaacgtcgtcatgcccgatcagaaTGCGCGTCGATATCAACAGCTCGCGCATCTTTGTATATATTTTGCTCAGCTGGGTACGACTATTTCTCGATGATACAGAAAAATTGGTCTGCTGGGTTGTTTATGTCTATATTTCTGTGTAGTTCACGTCCTGAATACTACTACTAGGTCGCAGGTccactcttttattttattttcccggAAGGCGAATGAGGTGAGGAATCCAAGGGAGAGAAGGGGAGCTGTATCTCTGTCTCCCTTGTGGCAACAGGCGGACCGGGCAAAACTCTGTCGACAAATTTGGAGCATCCTGAAAGGGGGATCCTGAGCTGTTGACCTGAATATTCTTGTTCCAAACGTCCATTGCCATTACTGTGTGCATGATGCAGGAAGCAGTCGTTACCTCCACCCGTTGGTTTCATGGAAAATGCACACGCAGAATTGGCAAGGCTGTTCGGACGTTAGCTGATGCATCACAGTCATGCGGACAGCATCGGCCTGATAAGAAACAGGCAGGAGATAGCTATGTTTCCTTGGCTTCTTTGCCAAATGGCGATGTGACCACACCGCACCAATAAAGAAACCACCTGCAGCTAAAGAACTCTTTTTTTGGCGCTGCGAAAACAGAAATCTGCAACTAAAgaactctttttttttttgcgaaaacagAAAACTGCAAGTAAAGACCTCTTGTGACATGGAAAAAGATGTGCCTAGCAAGCGCACAGCTCACTAAAGCTCTAAGGGGATTCAACTTTGTGTTGTGTCATCCATCCAAAAGCAGCAGAGATGCCTAAGTTTTCGAATGTACTACAAGAGGGCACTGTGAAGGCACAGGTGCAGCACTAGAGGCCCTCACCAAACCTTTTGCAGCAGCTGAGTTGGGACCTGAGAGAGCACCTGAAGATAACTACTGCTGCGGTTATGGAACAAGCGGTAAAAGCTGTCTGAACTCCGAGCCCAACCTCTTGCTCTTGCTAGAATCTGAGTGTGTTCTGCACTGCATTGGCAAATCATCTTTTCTAGTGCCAAAGAATGAAAAAAAATACTGGTTGCAAAGGACAAGATGGCTAGGCTAGAGGAGGGGTGCTGAAAGCTAAATAAACAGGGAGAGGATAAGGTGGTGCATGGTGATGTCAGGCAGGGGAAAAAATGAGTGGTGGCCACTCATCATTAGGGCAGGACAGGGCAGCACCACTGTTAAAAAGATTATTCAGTGCAGCATGGGGAAAGATGGTTTCACTAAGAGCTGAGCAGAGTTGGAGTTCCAATAAGAGTTTGTGCTGTGTTTCTTTTATGGTTGCTGACTGCATGGTTGAACTAACTGGTGCAAGTGGCTGGATTAATCAGTATTTTCTTTTTACAGTATGGTAGAACTTCTCTTGTTTTGCTGATCAAATGGGATTTGACTAGTAGCCCATTTGGTTCTTTTATTAAGTACAAGGCACTTGATGCTTGACACAACGTGTTAGGGATAGGTCCTTGGAATATTTTTAAGGGTGTGGACAACACACTCTTGGTTTTCTCTTGTGTGTggctaactattaaaattactccaGTGGAAAGTGACTTTCAAAATTAAGACAGAAATTCAATCATACTGGGAAATGGATGGAGTATTTACACTGATATTTGCAGGAAATTTATCAATAAAAGGACGAGCCGTGGTTTTGGGTTGACCAATTTTCTCGTCGTGGAGCCACACTCCAAATCCAGAAAATAATCCTACTACCATGTTGTTTTATCAGGAAATACTTGCATTAGATGTTTCTTCTGAACATTCCCACGAATCAAATTTCCATTTACTGAAGAGAGAGATGTTCCTTCGACTTGCATATATATGCAAAACATGTGTTCAAGTTGATAGAATTGTGAATAATATCA
It encodes:
- the LOC119303005 gene encoding uncharacterized protein LOC119303005 encodes the protein MAAASAPLLLALALAFAASLAAAGDTNRVYDPCTDTKIQRGDGFTFGLAFAPSGAFYSGSTQLSPCDRRLTQLSQLSLFRPKIDEISLLTVNTTTGFSPASAGGYMVAFAGRKYAARSQPVFVSNSSVTVSSFTLVLEFNKGKLQNLHWKKDGCGACTGKPNFICLGKQTCAIRTNICKSNNQGSMDCSIGIQLAFSGTDKHESVLNSWYEVSNLQQYSLYGLYSNVKGSLSGQFNKFF
- the LOC119297957 gene encoding uncharacterized protein LOC119297957, whose protein sequence is MRSAMDLDLASCSEALFKFAVFVLVQALVYLILSQSSDVFSGARSLSSFRRPARSVSLRRMVTQLLTEMPAGGELSSPAARLRDGGSDGAGVDVDLEMELMLIGCSFSS